One genomic segment of Brassica napus cultivar Da-Ae chromosome A3, Da-Ae, whole genome shotgun sequence includes these proteins:
- the BNAA03G24310D gene encoding uncharacterized protein BNAA03G24310D isoform X1, with the protein MEPNCDSVFAPAIPTDIHGVKILRKPSDAKLVELGVASWPVRWESIPRKFPWKFKKTETMYFLEGKLKVTIDEQQKEEKEVAFELTAGDLVVIPKGMTVVVDVTEAVKKHYYRDSEIVKYESPSKA; encoded by the exons ATGGAACCAAATTGTGATTCGGTGTTCGCTCCTGCGATTCCCACTGATATTCATGGAGTCAAGATCTTGAGAAAACCTTCGGATGCCAAGCTTGTTGAACTCGGGGTTGCTTCTTGGCCTGT CAGATGGGAAAGCATTCCACGCAAATTTCCATGGAAGTTTAAGAAGACAGAGACGATGTACTTCTTGGAAGGGAAGCTGAAAGTGACTATAGACGAGcagcaaaaagaagaaaaagaagtagCCTTTGAGTTAACGGCAGGGGATTTGGTTGTGATTCCTAAAGGTATGACAGTTGTCGTGGATGTAACTGAAGCTGTGAAGAAACATTATTATAGAGACTCAGAAATTGTGAAATATGAATCACCTTCAAAAGCATAG
- the BNAA03G24310D gene encoding uncharacterized protein BNAA03G24310D isoform X2, translated as MEPNCDSVFAPAIPTDIHGVKILRKPSDAKLVELGVASWPVWESIPRKFPWKFKKTETMYFLEGKLKVTIDEQQKEEKEVAFELTAGDLVVIPKGMTVVVDVTEAVKKHYYRDSEIVKYESPSKA; from the exons ATGGAACCAAATTGTGATTCGGTGTTCGCTCCTGCGATTCCCACTGATATTCATGGAGTCAAGATCTTGAGAAAACCTTCGGATGCCAAGCTTGTTGAACTCGGGGTTGCTTCTTGGCCTGT ATGGGAAAGCATTCCACGCAAATTTCCATGGAAGTTTAAGAAGACAGAGACGATGTACTTCTTGGAAGGGAAGCTGAAAGTGACTATAGACGAGcagcaaaaagaagaaaaagaagtagCCTTTGAGTTAACGGCAGGGGATTTGGTTGTGATTCCTAAAGGTATGACAGTTGTCGTGGATGTAACTGAAGCTGTGAAGAAACATTATTATAGAGACTCAGAAATTGTGAAATATGAATCACCTTCAAAAGCATAG
- the BNAA03G24310D gene encoding uncharacterized protein BNAA03G24310D isoform X3: MPSLLNSGLLLGLSYVLECFSRWESIPRKFPWKFKKTETMYFLEGKLKVTIDEQQKEEKEVAFELTAGDLVVIPKGMTVVVDVTEAVKKHYYRDSEIVKYESPSKA; the protein is encoded by the exons ATGCCAAGCTTGTTGAACTCGGGGTTGCTTCTTGGCCTGT CCTATGTGCTCGAATGCTTTAGCAGATGGGAAAGCATTCCACGCAAATTTCCATGGAAGTTTAAGAAGACAGAGACGATGTACTTCTTGGAAGGGAAGCTGAAAGTGACTATAGACGAGcagcaaaaagaagaaaaagaagtagCCTTTGAGTTAACGGCAGGGGATTTGGTTGTGATTCCTAAAGGTATGACAGTTGTCGTGGATGTAACTGAAGCTGTGAAGAAACATTATTATAGAGACTCAGAAATTGTGAAATATGAATCACCTTCAAAAGCATAG